In Syntrophorhabdaceae bacterium, the DNA window CCCTGGCGAGGATCATCGATATCGAGACATACGTGAACGAGGAGTACCTGACAACATACAAGGCCGACGGGCTCATAGTATCGACGCCCACGGGATCGACGGGTTACTCCATGGCGGCCGGAGGGCCCCTCATCTATCCCTCGCTGACAAATCTCATCGTCACTCCCATCTGTCCCCACACGTTGACAAACCGCCCCATTATCCTGCCTGAATCCGTCGTGATAAGGGCAGTCCTGAAATCGATGAACGAAAAGGTCATACTGACCCTTGACGGACAGGTCGGTTTTCCCCTCGAATACGCCGACGAGGTCACCGTGAAGAAGTCAGGCCACGCCGTGCACCTCGTCAAATCTTCATCGCGGGGGTATTTCGAGATATTGAGGACAAAACTGAAATGGGGTGAACGGTAGAGGATGCTGACCTATCTGGGCGTCAAGGGTTTTGCCATTATCGACGAACTCAGGATCGAGTTTGGCGAGGGGTTTAACGTGATAACCGGTGAAACGGGCGCAGGCAAGTCCATCGTCATCAACGCCCTGGCCACGCTCATGAACGCGAAGTCCGCCCCGGACGCGGTCAGGTCCAGCGCCTCCCAGGCCGAAGTGGTGGGTCATTTCGCAAGCGGCGACGATGAGTATATCCTGAAGAGGGTCATAGGGAATTCCGGCAGGTCACGGGCCTTTCTGAACGAGGAGCCCATTACCCTCGCAAGGATGGAGGCCCTGGGCGGCACGCTCATAAGCGTCTATGGACAGAACGAGTTCCAGCACCTTCTGGATAAGGAGAACTACACGGGGATCCTGGACAACCTTCTCGGCCTTGGCCTGGAAAGGGAAAGGCTTGCCGGGAAGGTGGATGAGCTGAAGAAGGCGAATGCCGAGCTTGCCTCCAGAAAGAAGGAGGCGGAAGGAAAGGACAGGGAAATGGAACTCCTCGAGTTCCAGGTGGAAGAGATAGAAAAGAAGAGCATCGGCGAGAACGAGGAAGAGAACCTCAGGGAACGGCTGAAGGTGCTCAAGGGTGCGGAAAAGATTGCCAGGGTCTTCGAGGAAATGACCGACGGCCTTGAGGGATCGGAGCAGTCAGCCCAGTCGGTTCTCAAGAGATATTCCGCGATGCTCAAGGCCCTGGGTCCCATTGATGCAATGGAGGCCTTGAGAAAGAGGGTGGAAAATATATCCTACGAGATCGAGGACCTTCTGCTGGAGATGCACGGCATCAGCAGAACACTGGTCTTCGATGATGAGGAAATGATGAGAGTGGAAGACCGGCTCTCGGAGATATTCAAGCTCAAAGACAAGTACGGCAATACCTGCGAGGAGATAGGATCCTTCCGCGAGGGGGCGCAGGAGAGGCTCGTCTACCTCAAGGGGCTCACAGGAGATATCGATGCTCTTGAGAAAGACAGGAAGCACCTGGCCGGGGAGGTGGAAGAGATGTCGATGGCCCTCTCGGAGAAGCGAAAAAGAGGGGCACCCGGGATAGAAAGAACGATCATCGACGAACTGGGCTTTCTTTCCATGAACGGGCTTCAATTCGAGGTGCTCATAGCAGACAAAGGCCATGTCGACAGGGATGGACGGGACGACATAGAACTCCTCATCTCCACGAATCCCGGCGAACCCCTGAAGCCCTTGAGAAAGATAGCTTCGGGGGGCGAATTGTCAAGGATAATGCTTGCCATCAAGAAGGTGGTCGGCGGTGAGGAGGAAAAAGCGCTCATCTTCGACGAGGTGGATGCCGGTATCGGGGGCAGGGTGGCCGACATGGTGGGGCGGAGGCTGAAGGACCTCGCAGGAGTGCACCAGGTGCTCTGCATAACCCATCTTCCGCAGATCGCGGCCTATGGAGACCGGCACTTTCTTGTGGAAAAGCAGGTGATAGAGGGCAGGACGAGAACGGCGATACGGGAGCTTGCGCCGGAAGAGAGAGTGCAGGAGCTTGCAAGAATGCTTGGGGGGGCCACCATCACAGACACAACGATCAAAAGAGCCCGGGAGATGCTCCAATTATGATCAGAAAAGCGAAAGTGGAAGACGTGAAGAAGATACACCAGCTGATCAACCAGTCCGCGTCGCGAGGCGAGATGTTGCCGCGGTCCCTTGGCGAGCTTTACGATAACCTGCGGGACTATTTCGTGCATGTGCATGAGGGCAAGGTCACAGGCACGGGGGGCTTGCATATCTGCTGGGAACACCTTGCTGAGGTCCGTTCGCTCTGTGTTGCCGACATCGCGCGCAAGCAGGGTGTGGGAAGGGCGCTCGTGGAAGCCTGCGCGGAGGAAGCAAAGACCTACGAAATAAACAAGCTGTTCCTCCTTACCTATCAGGTGGAATTCTTCCAGAGATGCGGTTTTGTCGTGACCGATAAGAAGGTGTTCCCCCAGAAGATCTGGTCGGACTGCATCAAATGCGCCAAATTCCCGGAATGCGATGAAACGGCGATGATACGGGAGATAGGGAAGTCGGCATGAACCGCCTGGCAGCCTGTCGATGGACACTGTCTTGATACTATTTCGCCAAAGGGATATAATGTCCACAATTATGGTAATTTCAATGAGATTCGAAAGAGGTGAGTCCCGGTGAAGCACAAGGATCTGGAAGGATTACAACACACTATCAAAGCATTCATCAGAAAGGGCGAAGGTTATTATATAGCCGAGTGTCTGGAGATTGCTGTGGTGACGCAGGGAAAAACTCTCGATGAAACCGTAGCCAATCTCGCGGAAGCTGTGTCCCTCCACCTGGAGGGGGAAGATCTGCGGGAATTCGGTTTGGCCCCCAACCCGACGTTGATCATTACCATGGAAGTTGAACCACTCGCTGATGTCGCCTAAGCCCAGACGTTTTTCCGGAAAGGACCTTGTCTCTATCCTCTCGCATTTTGGTTTTGCAGTGTGTTCTCAGAGAGGTAGTCATGTAAAGTTGCGCAGGGTAAGTGAGACTGGAGAAAAGCAGACCCTCACAATACCGATGCACGATGAGCTTGATACTGGCACGCAGCGAGCAATCATGAGACAGGCGGGGAGGTATATACCTGAAGAGTTGTTACATCCCTATTTTTACGGAGAGTGAGTGGAAGAGTTGTGGGTCGGGCATTATCGGCCCAGGGTTGTTGGGGTTCAAAGAGGTGGCGTCTAATGGACAAGAGAAACGGGATAAAAAACATATTCGATGAAATAGCCGGCAGCTTTGATGGGTGTGAGCTTTTTTACTTGAACGAAAAAGTGAGGAAGATCGAGGCCAGGGATGGCGAGATCTGTGCGGCGGAATTCAAGGAAGAAGAAGGTTATGCATTGCGCGCTATAAAAGACGCGCGGCCGGTCTTCGCTTACACCTATGACCGGGATGACCCGGCCGGAAGACTCCTCGCCAATGCGCAAACCCTGCTGCCCGTGATGGAGAAGGATGAAGACAGGCTGTTCGCTCCGTCCTGCGAGGGATATCCTGCTTCGGACCTTCGCGATGGATCGGGACTTGCCGCAGGCGACGATGAGAAAAGGTCAATGCTCATAGACATGGAGAAGACGATCAGGGAACACGACAGCAGAATAGCCGCTGTCAGAAACTGCGAGTTTCAGCAGATCGAATTCGAAGCGGCGCTTGCCAATTCAAACGGTCTTTTTATAAAAGGGGAGAAGAATCTTTTCATCTATTCGGCGATGGCCGTCGCGGCTGAGGACAACGAGGAAGTGTCATGGTATGACTGGCGCTGGGATCATAGCCTGAAAGGCGTCGATGCAAGGCGGATGGGCCTCGATATAGCGGAGAAGGTCGTCTCTCTCCTGTTTGCGAAGCAGATACCCACGGGTGTATATGAAGGGATACTGACCCCCCGCGCGGCATCGGATCTTCTTGGCATCCTCTCGGAATCCTTTCTTGCCGAAAGCCTTTTCAAGGACAAGACACAGTTGAAGGGCAAGGAAGGCACGCGTTGTTTTGCGGAAGGCCTTAAGATAATAGATTCCGGAATGGCCGGCCCCGATGCGTTCGCCTTTGAC includes these proteins:
- a CDS encoding type II toxin-antitoxin system HicB family antitoxin → MKHKDLEGLQHTIKAFIRKGEGYYIAECLEIAVVTQGKTLDETVANLAEAVSLHLEGEDLREFGLAPNPTLIITMEVEPLADVA
- a CDS encoding N-acetyltransferase — its product is MIRKAKVEDVKKIHQLINQSASRGEMLPRSLGELYDNLRDYFVHVHEGKVTGTGGLHICWEHLAEVRSLCVADIARKQGVGRALVEACAEEAKTYEINKLFLLTYQVEFFQRCGFVVTDKKVFPQKIWSDCIKCAKFPECDETAMIREIGKSA
- a CDS encoding TldD/PmbA family protein; the encoded protein is MDKRNGIKNIFDEIAGSFDGCELFYLNEKVRKIEARDGEICAAEFKEEEGYALRAIKDARPVFAYTYDRDDPAGRLLANAQTLLPVMEKDEDRLFAPSCEGYPASDLRDGSGLAAGDDEKRSMLIDMEKTIREHDSRIAAVRNCEFQQIEFEAALANSNGLFIKGEKNLFIYSAMAVAAEDNEEVSWYDWRWDHSLKGVDARRMGLDIAEKVVSLLFAKQIPTGVYEGILTPRAASDLLGILSESFLAESLFKDKTQLKGKEGTRCFAEGLKIIDSGMAGPDAFAFDGEGVPSLDNTVVDNGTFQTFLYDTYFANKLGKTSTGNSVRGGLKNPPKCGPRGMYIERGSRDILQFITRGIIIEELMGTHTANPITGDFSVGCLGYVCNAGAKKPFQGVMLSGSVFDIFNNIKETGTDLTFYGSVGSPSIYVEGLKISGM
- the recN gene encoding DNA repair protein RecN, which translates into the protein MLTYLGVKGFAIIDELRIEFGEGFNVITGETGAGKSIVINALATLMNAKSAPDAVRSSASQAEVVGHFASGDDEYILKRVIGNSGRSRAFLNEEPITLARMEALGGTLISVYGQNEFQHLLDKENYTGILDNLLGLGLERERLAGKVDELKKANAELASRKKEAEGKDREMELLEFQVEEIEKKSIGENEEENLRERLKVLKGAEKIARVFEEMTDGLEGSEQSAQSVLKRYSAMLKALGPIDAMEALRKRVENISYEIEDLLLEMHGISRTLVFDDEEMMRVEDRLSEIFKLKDKYGNTCEEIGSFREGAQERLVYLKGLTGDIDALEKDRKHLAGEVEEMSMALSEKRKRGAPGIERTIIDELGFLSMNGLQFEVLIADKGHVDRDGRDDIELLISTNPGEPLKPLRKIASGGELSRIMLAIKKVVGGEEEKALIFDEVDAGIGGRVADMVGRRLKDLAGVHQVLCITHLPQIAAYGDRHFLVEKQVIEGRTRTAIRELAPEERVQELARMLGGATITDTTIKRAREMLQL